One segment of Bacteroides caecimuris DNA contains the following:
- a CDS encoding DUF4492 domain-containing protein, translating into MKNTLLTIWNFYLEGFRSMTLGRTLWVIILLKLFVMFFILKMFFFPDFLGDHPTDADKGTYVGNELIERAIPDKPIDF; encoded by the coding sequence ATGAAGAATACACTGCTTACGATCTGGAACTTCTATTTGGAGGGCTTCCGTAGTATGACCTTAGGGCGTACGCTATGGGTTATTATTTTGCTGAAATTATTCGTCATGTTCTTCATCCTCAAGATGTTCTTTTTCCCGGATTTCCTTGGCGACCACCCGACGGATGCCGACAAAGGTACATACGTGGGAAATGAACTGATAGAGCGTGCTATTCCCGATAAACCGATTGATTTTTAA
- a CDS encoding efflux RND transporter periplasmic adaptor subunit has product MKTKKIILIAVAVVVVAGAGMWFFAGSPAKHKVTYATATVSKGDISNSVTATGTIEPVTEVEVGTQVSGIIDKIYVDYNSEVTKGQLIAEMDRVTLQSELASQRATYDGAKAEYEYQKKNYERNKGLHEKSLISDTDFEQVLYNYQKAKSSYDSSKASLAKAERNLSYATITSPIDGVVISRDVEAGQTVASGFETPTLFTIAADLTQMQVVADVDEADIGGIIEGQRASFTVDAYPNDVFEGTVTQIRLGDASSTSSTNSTSTVVTYEVVISAPNPDLKLKPRLTANVTIYILDKKNVLSVPNKALRFTPEAPLIGKNDIVKDCEGKHKLWTREGTTFTAHPVEVGISNGISTEIISGIAEGTKVVTEATVGVMPGESMGPEGKMENGGERSPFMPGPPGSKKRK; this is encoded by the coding sequence ATGAAAACGAAAAAGATTATTCTAATCGCCGTGGCAGTCGTTGTGGTGGCAGGAGCAGGAATGTGGTTCTTTGCCGGTTCACCCGCCAAACATAAGGTGACGTACGCCACCGCTACTGTCAGTAAAGGCGATATTTCAAATTCGGTGACTGCTACCGGAACGATCGAACCGGTAACGGAAGTAGAAGTTGGTACACAAGTGTCCGGTATCATCGACAAAATTTACGTAGACTACAACTCGGAAGTAACCAAAGGACAGTTGATTGCTGAAATGGACCGCGTCACATTGCAAAGCGAACTGGCATCACAGCGGGCAACTTACGATGGTGCGAAAGCTGAATATGAATATCAGAAAAAGAATTACGAACGCAACAAAGGCTTGCACGAAAAGTCGCTGATTAGTGATACGGACTTCGAGCAGGTTCTCTACAATTATCAGAAAGCGAAAAGCAGCTATGACAGCAGCAAGGCATCGCTCGCGAAAGCAGAACGCAACCTGTCTTACGCTACCATTACTTCACCGATTGACGGAGTAGTCATCAGCCGTGATGTAGAAGCAGGACAAACCGTTGCTTCCGGATTCGAGACCCCGACACTGTTCACCATTGCTGCCGACCTGACACAGATGCAAGTAGTGGCCGATGTAGATGAAGCTGATATAGGCGGTATCATAGAAGGCCAGCGTGCCAGCTTCACGGTAGATGCTTATCCGAATGATGTATTCGAAGGAACCGTTACCCAGATTCGTTTGGGCGACGCAAGCAGTACGAGCAGCACGAACAGCACTTCAACAGTAGTCACTTACGAAGTAGTCATCTCCGCCCCCAACCCCGACTTGAAACTGAAACCCCGCCTGACAGCTAATGTCACGATCTATATCCTTGACAAGAAAAACGTGTTGTCCGTTCCGAACAAAGCCTTACGATTTACACCGGAAGCACCGCTGATCGGTAAAAATGACATCGTGAAAGATTGCGAAGGCAAACATAAACTTTGGACGCGCGAAGGAACTACATTCACCGCCCATCCGGTAGAAGTGGGAATCAGCAACGGTATATCCACCGAAATTATCAGTGGCATTGCCGAAGGGACAAAGGTGGTGACCGAAGCTACCGTAGGTGTTATGCCCGGTGAGAGTATGGGACCTGAAGGAAAGATGGAAAACGGCGGAGAAAGAAGCCCGTTCATGCCAGGCCCTCCGGGAAGTAAGAAGAGAAAATAA
- a CDS encoding ABC transporter ATP-binding protein gives MKKVIEIQNIKRNFQVGDETVHALRGVSFNINEGEFVTIMGTSGSGKSTLLNILGCLDTPTSGEYLLDDIPVRTMSKPQRAVLRNRKIGFVFQSYNLLPKTTAVENVELPLMYNSAVSASERRRRAIESLQAVGLGDRLEHKSNQMSGGQMQRVAIARALVNNPAVILADEATGNLDTRTSFEILVLFQKLHTEGRTIIFVTHNPELALYSSRNIRLRDGQVIEDTTNPNILSAAEALAALPKNDED, from the coding sequence ATGAAAAAAGTAATTGAAATACAAAATATCAAACGTAACTTTCAGGTAGGCGACGAAACCGTTCACGCATTGCGAGGCGTTTCGTTCAATATCAATGAAGGGGAGTTTGTCACCATCATGGGTACTTCCGGTTCGGGGAAGTCTACACTGCTCAATATATTAGGCTGCCTGGACACTCCTACCAGCGGAGAGTATCTGCTCGACGATATTCCCGTACGTACGATGAGCAAACCTCAACGTGCGGTACTAAGAAACCGGAAGATCGGGTTCGTGTTCCAAAGCTACAACCTGTTGCCCAAAACAACGGCAGTGGAAAATGTGGAACTACCGCTGATGTATAACTCCGCCGTCAGTGCTTCCGAACGTCGCCGACGTGCCATCGAATCCTTACAGGCTGTAGGATTGGGCGACCGCCTGGAACATAAATCCAACCAGATGTCCGGCGGGCAGATGCAACGGGTGGCCATCGCACGTGCCTTGGTCAACAATCCGGCAGTCATTCTTGCCGACGAAGCGACCGGAAACCTTGATACCCGTACCTCCTTCGAGATACTTGTATTGTTTCAGAAACTTCATACAGAGGGACGTACGATTATCTTTGTGACACACAATCCCGAACTTGCGCTATATAGCAGCCGGAATATCCGTCTGCGCGACGGTCAGGTGATAGAAGATACGACCAATCCCAACATTCTGTCTGCCGCCGAAGCGCTAGCTGCATTGCCGAAGAATGACGAGGATTAA
- a CDS encoding ABC transporter permease, with translation MNGTNLLKIALRALANNKLRAFLTMLGIIIGVASVITMLAIGQGSKKSIQQQISEMGSNMIMIHPGADMRGGVRQDPSAMQTLKLADYEALRDETSFLSAISPNVSSSGQLIAGNNNYPASVNGVGTEYLNIRQLTVENGDMFTEADIQSSAKVCVIGKTIVDNLFPDGSDPVGKIIRFNKIPFRVVGVLKAKGYNSMGQDQDAVVLAPYTTVMKRLLAVTYLQGVFASALTEDMTDYATDEISTILRRNHKLKASDNDDFTIRTQQELSTMLNSTTDLMTTLLACIAGISLIVGGIGIMNIMYVSVTERTREIGLRMSVGARGVDILSQFLIEAIMISITGGIIGVMIGCGASWIVKSVAHWPIYIQPWSVFLSFAVCTVTGVFFGWYPAKKAADLDPIEAIRYE, from the coding sequence ATGAATGGAACTAATTTATTAAAGATAGCTCTCCGGGCATTGGCGAACAATAAGTTGCGTGCTTTTCTCACCATGCTCGGTATCATTATCGGTGTTGCTTCCGTCATCACAATGCTGGCTATCGGACAAGGTTCGAAGAAAAGCATCCAGCAGCAGATTTCCGAGATGGGATCGAACATGATCATGATTCATCCGGGAGCCGATATGCGTGGAGGTGTCCGTCAGGACCCGTCTGCGATGCAGACCTTGAAACTAGCCGACTACGAAGCCTTGCGCGATGAGACCAGTTTCCTGTCTGCCATCAGTCCCAATGTCTCGTCATCGGGGCAGCTCATAGCCGGTAACAACAACTATCCGGCTTCGGTGAACGGTGTCGGAACAGAATATCTCAATATTCGCCAACTGACTGTTGAAAACGGAGATATGTTTACAGAAGCCGACATACAAAGCTCAGCAAAAGTCTGCGTGATCGGAAAGACCATAGTAGACAATCTGTTTCCGGACGGAAGCGATCCAGTGGGTAAGATTATCCGTTTCAACAAAATACCTTTCCGTGTGGTAGGAGTGCTCAAAGCCAAAGGATACAACTCCATGGGACAAGACCAGGATGCCGTAGTGCTTGCACCATACACCACCGTGATGAAACGCCTGCTTGCCGTTACGTACTTGCAGGGAGTGTTTGCCTCTGCCCTCACCGAGGATATGACGGACTATGCAACTGACGAAATCAGTACAATCCTCCGCCGCAACCATAAACTGAAGGCTTCGGACAACGACGATTTCACCATCCGCACCCAACAAGAACTGAGCACAATGCTCAACTCGACCACCGACCTGATGACCACACTGCTTGCTTGCATCGCAGGCATTTCGCTCATAGTAGGTGGTATCGGGATTATGAACATCATGTATGTATCCGTTACGGAGCGTACCCGTGAAATTGGTCTGCGTATGTCTGTCGGTGCACGCGGAGTCGACATTCTTAGTCAATTCCTCATCGAAGCCATCATGATCAGTATCACAGGAGGTATCATCGGAGTGATGATCGGCTGCGGAGCCAGCTGGATTGTCAAGAGCGTAGCCCATTGGCCTATCTACATCCAGCCGTGGAGTGTATTCCTCTCCTTCGCAGTATGTACTGTCACAGGAGTCTTCTTCGGATGGTATCCGGCTAAGAAAGCAGCAGATTTAGATCCGATAGAAGCCATCCGATACGAATAA
- the gnd gene encoding decarboxylating NADP(+)-dependent phosphogluconate dehydrogenase: MTNQNKTEIGLIGLAVMGENLALNMENKGWHVSVYNRTVPGVEEGVVDRFMNGRAKGKNIEGFTDIKAFVDSIATPRKIMMMVRAGSPVDELMDQLFPLLSPGDILIDGGNSHYEDTNRRVKLAESKGFLFVGSGVSGGEEGALNGASIMPGGSEKAWQEVKSILQSIAAKAPDGTPCCQWVGSGGSGHFVKMIHNGIEYGDMQLIAEAYWVMKKLLDLNNEEMADVFARWNEGKLRSYLIEITANILQHKDKSGGYLIDKILDAAGQKGTGKWSVINAMELGMPLGLIATAVFERSLSAQKDLRHQASRQYQCQHTQPIYNKVELVKNLFSALYASKLVSYAQGFAVLQRASDAFDWHLDLASIARMWRGGCIIRSIFLNDIAAAFDAADKPKHLLLAPYFKEEMKTLLPGWKNLVAEAMKEELPVPAFSSALNYFFSLTSADLPANLVQAQRDYFGAHTFERKDELRGQFFHENWTGHGGDTKSGTYNV, translated from the coding sequence ATGACAAATCAGAATAAAACAGAAATCGGACTTATCGGCTTGGCTGTGATGGGCGAGAATCTTGCTTTAAACATGGAGAATAAGGGGTGGCACGTATCGGTCTATAACCGTACGGTTCCCGGAGTAGAGGAAGGAGTGGTAGACCGCTTTATGAATGGTCGTGCGAAAGGTAAAAACATCGAAGGGTTCACAGATATAAAGGCATTTGTAGATTCGATAGCTACTCCCCGTAAGATAATGATGATGGTTCGTGCCGGAAGTCCGGTTGACGAACTGATGGACCAGCTGTTCCCGTTGCTTTCACCGGGCGACATTCTTATTGATGGCGGCAACTCCCATTACGAAGATACCAACCGCCGCGTCAAACTGGCGGAGTCGAAAGGATTTCTCTTCGTCGGCAGCGGAGTGTCCGGCGGCGAAGAAGGAGCCTTGAATGGGGCTTCTATCATGCCCGGCGGTTCGGAGAAAGCATGGCAGGAAGTGAAGTCGATCCTTCAAAGCATTGCGGCAAAAGCACCGGACGGCACTCCTTGTTGTCAGTGGGTAGGTTCTGGCGGATCGGGCCATTTTGTGAAGATGATTCACAACGGTATCGAATATGGTGATATGCAGCTGATTGCCGAAGCCTATTGGGTGATGAAAAAGTTGCTGGATCTGAACAATGAGGAAATGGCTGATGTCTTTGCCCGTTGGAACGAAGGCAAACTGCGCAGCTACCTGATCGAAATCACCGCCAACATCCTGCAACATAAAGACAAATCGGGAGGCTATCTGATTGATAAAATTCTGGATGCGGCAGGACAGAAAGGAACCGGCAAATGGTCGGTCATCAACGCTATGGAACTCGGTATGCCGTTGGGATTGATTGCCACGGCGGTATTCGAACGAAGCCTTTCGGCACAGAAAGACTTGCGTCATCAGGCTTCCAGGCAATATCAGTGTCAACATACACAACCTATATATAATAAGGTGGAACTCGTAAAGAATCTGTTTTCTGCTCTTTATGCTTCCAAACTTGTCTCTTATGCCCAGGGATTCGCCGTGCTGCAACGTGCTTCCGACGCTTTCGACTGGCATCTCGACCTGGCTTCCATTGCCCGTATGTGGCGTGGGGGATGCATTATCCGCAGTATATTCCTGAACGACATTGCTGCCGCTTTCGATGCCGCCGACAAGCCTAAACACTTGTTGCTGGCTCCTTATTTTAAAGAAGAAATGAAAACGTTGCTTCCCGGATGGAAGAACCTGGTGGCGGAAGCCATGAAAGAAGAGCTTCCCGTTCCTGCTTTCTCTTCTGCACTGAATTATTTCTTTTCGCTCACATCTGCCGATCTGCCCGCCAACCTTGTGCAGGCACAACGCGATTATTTCGGCGCGCACACTTTCGAGCGCAAAGATGAGTTGCGCGGACAGTTCTTTCACGAGAACTGGACAGGGCACGGAGGAGATACGAAATCGGGTACGTATAACGTTTAA
- the zwf gene encoding glucose-6-phosphate dehydrogenase → MDKFAMIIFGASGDLTKRKLMPALYSLYREKRLTGEYSILGIGRTVYSDDNYRSYILEELQQFVKSEEQDTALMASFVSHLYYLPMDPAKEEGYPQLRQRLSDLTGEAPPDNLLFYLATPPSLYGVVPLHLKAAGLNTPHSRIIVEKPFGYDLESARELNKTYASVFNEHQIYRIDHFLGKETAQNVLAFRFANGIFEPLWNRNYIDYVEITAVENLGIEQRGGFYETAGALRDMVQNHLIQLVALTAMEPPAVFNTDNFRNEVVKVYESLTPLNEVDLNEHIVRGQYTASGNKKGYREEKGVAPDSRTDTYIAMKLGISNWRWSGVPFYIRTGKQMPTKVTEIVVHFRETPHQMFHCAGGNCPRANKLILRLQPNEGIVLKIGMKVPGAGFEVRQVTMDFSYAQLGGVPSGDAYARLIDDCIQGDPTLFTRSDAVEASWKFFDPVLRYWKDNPDAPLYGYPAGTWGPLESEAMMHEHGAEWTNPCKNLTNTDQYCEL, encoded by the coding sequence ATGGATAAATTTGCAATGATTATTTTCGGTGCGTCGGGTGACCTGACCAAGCGCAAGCTGATGCCCGCCCTTTACTCCCTCTACCGTGAGAAGCGGTTGACCGGAGAATACTCTATATTGGGTATCGGGCGTACGGTCTACTCTGACGATAACTACCGTTCTTATATATTAGAAGAACTGCAACAGTTCGTAAAGTCCGAAGAACAGGACACAGCTCTGATGGCTTCGTTTGTCTCCCATCTCTACTATCTACCGATGGACCCGGCAAAAGAAGAAGGCTACCCGCAACTCCGCCAACGCCTGTCCGACTTGACCGGTGAGGCACCCCCGGACAACCTGCTGTTCTACCTCGCCACTCCACCGTCACTGTACGGAGTAGTGCCCTTGCACCTCAAAGCTGCCGGACTCAACACCCCCCATTCACGTATCATCGTCGAGAAACCTTTCGGTTATGATCTCGAATCGGCACGTGAACTGAATAAAACGTATGCCTCTGTTTTCAATGAGCATCAAATTTACCGTATCGACCATTTTCTCGGTAAGGAAACCGCCCAAAATGTACTGGCTTTCCGTTTTGCCAACGGCATCTTCGAACCTCTCTGGAACCGTAACTATATCGACTACGTAGAAATCACAGCCGTAGAAAATCTGGGTATCGAGCAACGCGGCGGATTCTATGAAACGGCAGGCGCGCTGCGCGATATGGTACAGAATCACCTGATACAGCTCGTAGCCCTTACGGCTATGGAACCGCCCGCTGTTTTCAATACCGACAATTTCCGTAACGAAGTGGTGAAGGTCTACGAATCTCTCACCCCGTTGAATGAAGTGGATTTGAACGAACATATCGTTCGTGGACAATATACCGCCTCCGGCAATAAAAAAGGCTACCGTGAAGAAAAAGGAGTGGCTCCCGATTCGCGCACGGATACTTATATTGCCATGAAACTGGGCATTAGCAACTGGCGCTGGAGTGGCGTTCCGTTCTACATTCGTACAGGTAAACAAATGCCGACGAAGGTAACGGAAATCGTCGTTCATTTCCGTGAGACACCTCATCAGATGTTTCATTGTGCCGGTGGCAACTGTCCGCGGGCTAATAAATTGATTCTTCGTTTGCAACCGAATGAAGGGATAGTGCTTAAAATCGGAATGAAAGTGCCCGGCGCAGGCTTTGAAGTGCGGCAGGTGACGATGGATTTCAGTTACGCGCAGCTGGGCGGCGTACCCAGTGGCGACGCTTATGCCCGTCTGATAGACGACTGCATCCAGGGCGATCCGACTTTATTTACTCGAAGTGACGCAGTAGAAGCCTCATGGAAATTTTTCGATCCGGTGCTTCGCTATTGGAAAGACAACCCCGACGCACCCCTCTACGGTTATCCCGCAGGTACGTGGGGACCCCTGGAAAGCGAAGCAATGATGCATGAACATGGGGCCGAATGGACGAATCCTTGTAAGAATTTGACGAATACAGATCAATATTGTGAATTATGA
- a CDS encoding LytR/AlgR family response regulator transcription factor, protein MMLRCAIVDDEPLALSLLESYVNKTPFLQLAGKYSSAVQAMKELPGEKVDLLFLDIQMPELNGLEFSKMVDPHTRIVFTTAFGQYAIDGYRVNALDYLLKPISYVDFLQASNKALQWFELVQKPEEIDSIFVKSDYKLVQVDLKKIMYIEGLKDYIKIYTEDAPKPILSLMSMKAMEELLPSTRFMRVHRSFIVQKDKIRVIDRGRIVFDKTYIPISDSYKQVFQTFLDERS, encoded by the coding sequence ATGATGTTACGTTGTGCAATCGTTGACGATGAGCCTTTAGCACTTAGCCTGTTAGAGAGTTATGTGAACAAGACTCCGTTCCTGCAACTTGCAGGAAAGTATTCCAGTGCGGTTCAGGCAATGAAAGAATTGCCGGGCGAAAAGGTCGATCTCCTGTTTTTGGACATTCAGATGCCGGAGCTTAACGGTCTGGAGTTCTCGAAGATGGTAGATCCGCATACCCGCATTGTGTTTACCACCGCTTTCGGACAGTATGCCATCGACGGTTATCGTGTCAACGCACTCGATTACTTGCTAAAACCGATCTCATACGTCGATTTCCTGCAAGCTTCCAACAAAGCTCTCCAATGGTTCGAACTCGTGCAGAAGCCAGAAGAGATAGACAGTATCTTTGTGAAAAGCGACTACAAACTAGTGCAAGTGGACTTGAAGAAAATCATGTATATCGAAGGGCTGAAAGATTACATTAAAATATATACGGAAGACGCTCCCAAACCTATCCTGTCACTGATGAGTATGAAAGCCATGGAAGAACTCCTGCCATCCACTCGTTTCATGCGTGTGCACCGCTCATTCATCGTACAGAAAGATAAAATACGTGTGATTGACCGCGGACGTATCGTGTTTGACAAGACATATATTCCTATCAGCGATAGTTACAAGCAAGTTTTTCAGACTTTTCTTGATGAAAGGAGCTGA
- a CDS encoding TolC family protein: protein MNMINVRRLTVMTFLGAGMLPGISAQGSLLQADTLQEMRIPTQWDLQSCIDYAKEQNITIRKNRITAAGTQIDVKTAKAALFPSLSFSTGHQVVNRPYQETSSRVSGSEIISSNSKTSYNGNYGLNASWTLYNGNKRLKTIQQEKLNNQIAELDVATSENNIQESIAQVYIQILYAAESVRVNENTLQVSIAQRDRGQELLNAGSIAKSDLAQLEAQVSTDRYQLVTAQATLEDYKLQLKQLLELDGENEMNIFLPALSDENVLAPLPAKRDVYISALGLRPEIEASKLNVEASELGINIAKSSYFPTISLSAGIGTNHTSGSDFTFGEQVKNGWNNSIGLSVSVPIFNNRQTKSAVQKAKLQYETSMLSLLDEQKALYKTIETLWLDANSAQQRYAAANEKLKSTKISYELTSEQFNLGMKNTVELLTEKNNLLQAQQEQLQAKYMAILNTQLLKFYQGDQLAL from the coding sequence ATGAATATGATAAATGTAAGAAGATTGACAGTGATGACATTTCTTGGAGCAGGTATGCTGCCCGGCATATCTGCCCAAGGTTCTCTGCTGCAAGCCGATACGCTGCAAGAAATGAGGATTCCGACCCAATGGGATTTGCAGTCATGCATCGACTATGCAAAGGAGCAGAACATTACCATTCGCAAGAACCGGATCACTGCAGCGGGCACGCAGATTGATGTGAAGACAGCTAAAGCTGCCTTGTTCCCCAGTCTTTCGTTTTCTACCGGCCATCAGGTGGTGAATCGTCCGTATCAGGAGACAAGTAGCCGGGTGAGCGGTAGTGAGATTATCAGTAGCAACAGCAAAACGAGCTACAACGGTAATTATGGACTGAATGCTTCGTGGACTCTATATAATGGTAATAAACGGTTGAAAACTATCCAACAGGAAAAGTTGAACAATCAGATCGCCGAGCTGGATGTGGCAACTTCCGAAAATAATATTCAGGAGTCTATCGCCCAAGTGTATATCCAGATTCTTTATGCAGCCGAATCTGTGAGAGTAAACGAAAACACCCTGCAAGTCTCCATTGCACAGCGCGACCGCGGACAGGAACTTCTGAATGCCGGAAGTATTGCCAAAAGCGACCTCGCGCAACTGGAAGCACAGGTGAGCACCGACCGTTACCAACTTGTCACCGCGCAAGCCACGCTTGAAGATTACAAATTGCAACTGAAACAACTGCTCGAACTGGATGGGGAGAATGAAATGAACATCTTCCTCCCTGCCCTGTCCGACGAAAATGTACTGGCTCCGCTGCCTGCCAAAAGAGATGTGTACATCAGTGCTTTGGGCCTTCGTCCGGAAATAGAAGCGAGCAAACTGAATGTAGAGGCTTCCGAACTGGGTATCAATATCGCCAAATCGAGCTATTTCCCTACCATCAGCCTTAGCGCAGGAATTGGAACCAACCATACCAGTGGCAGCGACTTCACCTTCGGAGAACAAGTGAAGAACGGATGGAACAACTCTATCGGACTGTCTGTCAGTGTGCCTATTTTCAATAACCGTCAAACGAAAAGTGCCGTACAAAAAGCTAAATTGCAGTACGAAACGAGCATGCTTTCCCTATTGGACGAACAAAAGGCACTGTACAAAACCATTGAGACCCTTTGGCTGGATGCCAACAGTGCGCAACAGCGTTATGCCGCCGCTAACGAAAAGCTGAAAAGTACAAAAATCAGCTATGAGTTGACGAGCGAACAGTTTAATTTGGGAATGAAGAATACCGTAGAACTCCTTACTGAAAAGAATAATCTGCTACAAGCACAGCAGGAACAGCTTCAGGCTAAATATATGGCTATACTGAACACGCAGTTGCTGAAATTCTATCAGGGAGATCAATTAGCTTTATAA
- the pgl gene encoding 6-phosphogluconolactonase, with the protein MKLSVFPSSIETSRALILRLVEIMNEEPDRVFNIAVSGGNTPALMFDLWANEYVKSTPWDRMRIYWVDERCVPPDDSDSNYGMMRKLLLGLTPIPYENVFRIRGEAKPAKEAVRYSELVRQQVPLKRGWPEFDIVLLGAGDDGHTSSIFPGQEDLLISNSIYVVSAHPRNGQKRIAMTGYPIQNARYVIFLITGKNKADIVDEICHSGDTGPAAYIAHHAQNVELFADKAAAAYIDDSNRCGNK; encoded by the coding sequence ATGAAATTATCAGTTTTTCCTTCATCTATTGAAACTTCACGAGCATTAATACTACGCTTGGTGGAAATTATGAATGAAGAGCCGGACAGAGTGTTCAATATCGCAGTCAGCGGTGGCAACACCCCTGCTCTGATGTTCGATTTATGGGCAAATGAATATGTAAAAAGTACCCCGTGGGACCGTATGCGGATTTACTGGGTAGATGAACGCTGTGTGCCTCCCGATGATTCGGATAGTAATTACGGAATGATGCGCAAACTTCTTTTGGGTTTGACGCCCATTCCGTATGAAAACGTATTCCGTATTCGTGGAGAGGCGAAGCCTGCGAAAGAAGCGGTCCGCTATTCGGAGTTGGTCCGTCAGCAAGTGCCGCTGAAGCGTGGCTGGCCCGAATTTGATATTGTACTGTTGGGAGCCGGAGATGACGGACACACGTCTTCCATCTTTCCCGGACAAGAAGACTTGCTGATTTCAAACTCTATTTATGTAGTCAGTGCCCATCCCCGTAACGGGCAGAAGCGCATCGCAATGACGGGATATCCCATTCAGAATGCCCGCTATGTCATTTTCCTGATTACCGGGAAAAATAAAGCCGATATAGTGGATGAAATCTGCCATTCGGGAGACACCGGTCCCGCAGCCTATATAGCTCATCACGCGCAGAATGTAGAGCTGTTTGCGGATAAAGCGGCTGCCGCATATATTGACGATAGTAATAGATGTGGTAATAAATAA
- a CDS encoding sensor histidine kinase: protein MKQTFTSARRPLEVLIHIISWGIMFGFPFFFVERGNGNINWMAYIRHLAVPLSFMIVFYVNYFILVPRYLFQSQSKRYVVYNIIFLCVIGVLLHLWQSLTFDPSLASRPKRPGMPPGWLFFLRDMLSLVFTIGLSSAIRMSARWTQNEAARKEAERNRVEAELKNLRNQLNPHFLLNTLNNIYALIAFDSDKAQQAVQELSKLLRHVLYDNQQTYVPLCKEVDFIRNYIELMRIRLSANVQMITKFDIQPDSQTLIAPLIFISLIENAFKHGISPTESSFISIHISENDNEVVCEIRNSNHPKTAGDKSGSGVGLEQVSRRLEILYPAAYTWLKGTSEDEKVYESRLSIKIGE, encoded by the coding sequence ATGAAACAAACCTTTACATCCGCACGTCGTCCCCTGGAAGTGCTGATACATATTATCAGCTGGGGGATTATGTTCGGTTTCCCGTTCTTCTTCGTCGAACGTGGGAACGGGAACATCAACTGGATGGCTTATATACGCCATCTTGCCGTACCACTCTCTTTCATGATTGTGTTCTACGTGAATTATTTCATTCTTGTGCCGCGCTATCTTTTCCAAAGTCAGTCCAAAAGATATGTGGTCTACAACATTATCTTTTTATGTGTCATCGGCGTGTTGCTTCATCTCTGGCAAAGTCTGACGTTCGATCCGTCATTGGCCTCCAGACCCAAAAGGCCTGGGATGCCTCCGGGATGGTTGTTTTTTCTTAGAGATATGTTGAGTCTCGTATTCACCATCGGACTAAGTTCCGCTATCCGCATGAGTGCCCGATGGACACAGAACGAAGCTGCCCGCAAAGAGGCGGAACGGAACCGTGTGGAAGCGGAACTGAAGAACCTGCGGAACCAACTGAACCCTCACTTTCTGCTGAATACGCTGAATAACATCTATGCACTGATTGCATTTGACTCGGACAAGGCGCAACAGGCAGTTCAGGAGTTGAGCAAACTACTTCGCCATGTGTTGTATGATAACCAGCAGACGTACGTTCCTCTCTGTAAGGAGGTCGATTTTATCCGCAATTACATCGAACTGATGCGCATCCGCCTGTCTGCCAATGTGCAGATGATTACCAAATTCGATATCCAGCCCGACAGTCAGACACTCATCGCCCCGCTTATCTTTATCTCTTTGATAGAGAACGCTTTCAAGCATGGCATCTCTCCTACCGAATCAAGTTTCATCAGTATTCATATTTCGGAGAATGACAACGAAGTGGTGTGCGAAATCCGCAATAGCAATCATCCTAAAACTGCGGGGGATAAGAGTGGATCAGGCGTGGGATTGGAACAAGTCAGCCGTCGGTTGGAGATACTTTATCCGGCAGCTTACACTTGGTTGAAAGGTACCTCAGAAGACGAAAAGGTGTATGAATCGAGATTGAGTATCAAGATTGGAGAGTAG